CATCTCATCATCATGATCTGCATGGAATCCCCCCCTCGGCGCcgctttattcttcttcttcttcttcttcatggcCTGCCTTCTGCGATCATGATCCTCCATCCTGCAACCCAAAATCCCAACATCACATTTTAACCaatataatacaaatatatatatatatatatagagagagagagagagaaagaactcTTTGGAGAGAGTGAGAGGATGGGTGATTCCAGAGAGGCAGAGAGGGAGGCCATAGCTGCCATAGATGTTGAAGATGtactgcatttttttttttttttttctcttttgggTTTTAGAGAGGAAATTAACAGAGAGGACTAGAAGATATTTGTTGTTGCTGGtgttgttttggtttgatttggtttttgttttgggGCCGGGAAGATGGATGGGTTGCTTTAACAGAAGTGTCTTTTGTGCAGGACAGACAATGGCAATGCAAAAGCTAAAAGagaatctctccctctctccccctctcttcTATCTCCAACCAAGCAAAGCTCTGCCTTTTTATGTACTGAGCACGGAAGAAACGTTTTGCCATTAAGCGTGTTTGGAAGCTCAGAAATAAAGTACAAGGAAAATGTATGGTCCCTAgtcttattcttttatttaacaaaaacgAGAAAGTAGATTTATATTAAACCAgagtattctaaaattttataaaattgtaccaattttatctttataattttgatttacttcattaaattattttttcaatacatataaataattataaatacccACTTTTACTTGAAGGTTTGacaaattttaaattcctaATTCTatgtttattataaaatattaatcacCACCCTTAGCTATATATATGGTTATGGTGTAAAactctttctctttttgtaattttcaaagtaaaaagAGTTTTTAGAACAATGCATTGGGCCCCAAAGTTTTTGCACTTTTGTTTTGGATAAGAATCTAAAGAATGGAAGGAAACTTCCCAAAGTATTTgtacttttgttttgttttgtaccTTGaacttattattaatattgctaatgttattagttatttttaagatttattaatgttcttaatatttataacattatattttgataaaaatattaatcaaaatttaaaactagtATTGATATTATTAAAGTTTCTATATCATACTATTATTGTTGGTAagtttaaaatttctatttatttttattgatagtCCACATGATTTATCATATGGTATTTCAATTCAGGTCcctattatttatattttcttacaaTTTGCTCCATTAGATGTACttaaatcttataattttattttaaggggTAATCAAAATTAACTTGACCCAAGATCCGGACTAATCATAAATTTCCTAAGCTAACCAATCAGACCTAACCATACCCCATCTTGGGGTTAATCATAATTTCCTAAGCTTGCCTATGTTGCacaaaatttatgtaatatagAAATACATTTACAATATTGAAAGATTATCttaattgttttgaaaaaaattcaattaaatcttaatatttgaCCTAAGGGGTCAATGTGACTCATTAGGTTGAGTAAccaaaaagtcatttttttcttccaattcgAAGTATTAGTGAgggataaaaataatgttttagtTACTCGAATTAACTCTTCATataaaaaacattattttcaCTTTAAGATAAAGATTCGCTTAGATcttgtgattttcattttttctataCAAACATCTTAGAGGATATGAAATAGAACAAGGCTAAGACGAGACCAAGGCCTCTTAATTAGAAACTTGATTTGGAAGATTTATGATTTAGGATTTATGATTCGGAAAGTTTTAAATGTTCCTTCCATATAGCCTAAAACGATctaattaaataacataaaatcaattaattgaGACTTATTGACCTTGAGTGTTAATGTTCATgacttttatcattaattatctCTTTTCTTGTTCATTTAGTACATTACTCCCATCAACAGTTTCTTAATTCATATTGGGTAAtgttatttctatatatatttttttatatttataaaattataaatataataaaaattaaaagtgtttctactttatgaaaataataaacattttaacataataaaaaGTGTTTAAAGTAAAAATCTTCTACCATGTATGTGAACCAAAAAACACTTAGGGACTATGTTACTTTGTCTTGGAATGTCAAatacgaatatatatatatatatatatatatatttagaggttggatttgtcaattttttgaatttaagaaTACGaggatgtgtgtgtgtgtcaaaAATAGGAGACATAGATACAAGAATACgacataaaaaaatagtaaatctTAACTATTATCTTACCCATATATTTAAAAACCTTTGATTTTTTAGTTCTATAAGGATCCATGTTGTTGCTGTTAAGAgctagaaagaaagaaaaagcccACTATCTTAACAACAAAAGGGAAAGCCCACATTGTGAGCAAACAAGAAAGCCCATGCACCCTCTCGTTTGTGTCTCCTTCCCTTCCCATGAGATGACAGATTCTGTTTGGTTATTGAGAGACAGATAAGAGGAGGCAGGAGAAGATCACCGAGAAGGGAAAGTCACAATTGTGAATAACTAATTAACTCgtatcaaaatttttcttttaagactaaagaGAGTCCATGTCTGATTAAAGAGAGTCGTTAGGAAAGTCTATGACTGTAAACTGGTCTTTTCTCAAGAGCATTCTTACTGGTATGGAATTTTCTAACAGATTTATTATGTGCCTCATGGAATGTGTGACTTCTCCTTCATACTCCCTCGTTATCAATGGCAGcctttgagatttttttaaggGTAAGAGGTGATTAAGGCGCAAAGAGATCCCCTATCCTCGTTCTTATTTGTCTTATGCTTGAAATATTTCTCTAGGTAGCTGAAAATTGCTACAAGAGATTTAGATTTCAACTACCACCTTAAGTGTGACAGGTTAAAAATCATACATTTAGCTTTTGCCGATGATTTAATGTTGATGGCTAGAGGCGATGTCCTTTCAATTGAAATTGTTATGGAGTGTCTGGCAAACTTTGGCACTAAGTCTGGTTTATATGTAAACGACTTGAAATCTAACATGTTTATTGTTGGTTTAGAGGGCCACGAGCTTGAGAATTATGTCAGTGGCTAATTTGTCAAAGAGGGGTCATGCCGTTTCGTTACTTGGGCATCCCTTTAGCAGCTGAAAGGTTAAAAGTTATGCACTATGCTCCAATTATTGATAAGCTCGCTGCTTACATTAATTCTTGGAAGTGTGCGTCAATGTCTTATCTAGGTAAGACAAAGCTAATAAAGTCTATTCTCCAAGGGGTGGAATGTTTTTGGCTCTCGATATTGTTGGTTCCTGCTTTTGttatagataaaattattcGAATATGCAGAGCTTTTTTGTGGAATTCTAATCACTCGTTGGTTGCATGGTAGGATATTTGTCTACTTAAATTAGATGGTGGCCttggtttgaaagatttaaagAGCTAGAATTTGGTCATTCTTATCAAAGTCTTATGGAACAACCACCAAAAGAAGAATTAGCTTTGGGTCAGGTGGCtcaactatgtttattttaatgaaGGCTCAATTTGGGAATGGTTACCAAGAAAAGGGGACTCGTCATTACTTAAACAAAATTTTCTCTCTACGAGATTTTCTTTACCATAATGAAGGGTCTGTGTTGGCAGCAATCCAACTACTATCAAGTTGGGATGAAGGAGGTACTCTCTATTTTTCTAAAGTTTATGACTATTTCCGTCCAAAATGCGAGAAGAAAGTATGGGCTAATGTTGTGTGGAACTCGTTAATTATTCCCAAGcatgcatttattttgtggctAGCAGTGAAGACAAAACTTCTCACTAGAGATAAACTGTACTTTCTAAACATGGATAAAAGATATGGCCTTTGTGGGGCTTTTGATGAATCGATCCAGCATATCTTCTTTAATTGTTCGGTCAATTCAGAGATTTGGGAAAGTATCAAATCTTGGATTGGCATCCGAAAATTCATGTCTTCTCTAACCAGTGAATTGAAATGGCTTAAAAAAAATGCACGAGGGATGTCTTGGCAATGCAAGGCAAAGAAGATAGTTTTTGCTTGTACTATTTATCTCACATGAACAACGAGGAATAGacatatttttaaatgtcaacTGTTAGTCGTGAATTTCATTATTCATAAGGTCAAAATACATGTATACaaagttattttttctttatattcttatattttatcccATTTTCAAGCCTTAACTATAAGTCATTAGCATGTTTCATCTTTTGTTTTACTTAGCTCAATGTTGTTTTATAGTTcatttgattaattataaatatttatgtacGTCTTCAGGGCATAGATCAACTGACAAAGGAAGAATCGCTAGGGTGTTATTCTTTGGGCCCCAAGTTCCGTATTCGAGTTTTGCTCAGGAGATAGTTTAGCAGACAATGCgcgaatttgaaaatgaaaaatgcttgcTACCCTCGT
This genomic stretch from Diospyros lotus cultivar Yz01 chromosome 1, ASM1463336v1, whole genome shotgun sequence harbors:
- the LOC127790030 gene encoding uncharacterized protein LOC127790030, with the translated sequence MQYIFNIYGSYGLPLCLSGITHPLTLSKEMEDHDRRRQAMKKKKKKNKAAPRGGFHADHDDEMGNMRSHGRELQEIREPDVERGLSDHLCLPCTAKAA